Proteins found in one Cataglyphis hispanica isolate Lineage 1 chromosome 15, ULB_Chis1_1.0, whole genome shotgun sequence genomic segment:
- the LOC126855043 gene encoding putative sodium-dependent multivitamin transporter isoform X3, with protein sequence MLISVIIGIYYRFSGGRQRTAEEYFTADSSMGVLPLSIAMMASHISAISMLGMSGETYIRGMFLVILYLSGIFTVPIIAFCYLPVFFEVQVVSIYEYLEKRFGLYVRLLVSAANFIETMLLTGVMLYAPSLALEATAGLSSLMSILVLATICTFYSTIGGIKAVLVTDIFQGLLMIVALSVIILIVAMEIDGGIGGIWRIALEGNRLDVSNVSLDPTVQYTWWSLLIGGGSISLSFLAVNQVQVQRLMTVKSAKVAMNALLLCGPFIALVGFLTCFTGLALYAIYRECDPVASGKITTYDKIVPFFTAERLSPGLIGLIVSGIFSASLSTISAMMNSLAAVALEDYVKPLHRKFGVDFSDKKATFTAKTLTFLNGIICLFLALLAKTMGRLVAVAFSIHGAIGGPILGIFTLGMLCESANEIGTIIGMITALIVCMWAAFGHPKPPVPALPVSIEGCANSSALMLAEQMKLNSTVEADESSYFYLYRISYLWYNPMGLIITLVVGYTASYVVRLIQRGSIIEHDPSLFMPFVAARIRRRRQDAQKTTNSQIFVLS encoded by the exons TCGATCGCCATGATGGCCTCCCACATATCGGCAATTAGTATGCTCGGAATGAGTGGGGAAACTTATATCCGCGGCATGtttcttgtaatattatatctgaGCGGTATTTTCACCGTGCCAATCATAGCCTTCTGCTATCTACCAGTCTTTTTCGAGGTGCAGGTCGTAAGCATCTACGAG tatCTGGAGAAACGATTTGGATTATATGTGCGATTGCTGGTAAGCGCGGCAAATTTTATCGAGACGATGTTACTGACCGGTGTGATGCTGTATGCTCCTTCATTAGCTCTCGAGGCCACCGCAGGATTATCGAGTCTTATGAGCATCTTGGTACTCGCCACAATTTGTACCTTCTATTCCACGATAGGTGGTATCAAAGCAGTACTAGTCACCGATATCTTCCAGGGCTTGCTTATGATCGTTGCTCTTAGCGTTATCATCTTAATTGTTGCTATGGAGATTGATGGAGGAATCGGTGGTATTTGGCGTATTGCTCTGGAAGGGAATCGACTTGATGTCTCCAA cgtgAGTTTGGATCCAACTGTTCAGTACACGTGGTGGAGTCTTTTGATCGGCGGAGGATCGATAAGTCTATCTTTTCTTGCAGTGAATCAAGTGCAAGTTCAACGTTTAATGACTGTTAA aagCGCAAAAGTGGCTATGAATGCCCTACTGCTGTGTGGTCCTTTCATCGCACTAGTAGGTTTCTTAACATGTTTCACCGGATTGGCTCTATATGCAATCTACAGGGAATGCGACCCTGTGGCCTCCGGAAAGATCACTACCTACGACAAAATAGTGCCGTTTTTCACTGCGGAGAGATTGTCACCTGGATTGATCGGACTGATCGTATCCGGCATTTTCAGCGCTAGCTTGAGCACGATTTCTGCTATGATGAACTCGTTGGCGGCGGTGGCGCTCGAGGATTACGTTAAGCCGCTGCATCGAAAGTTCGGGGTGGACTTTTCTGATAAGAAAGCCACCTTCACAGCCAAAActcttacttttttaaatggcATTATTTGCCTGTTCTTAGCATTGTTGGCGAAGACGATGGGTAGGCTGGTTGCCGTCGCCTTTAGCATCCACGGAGCTATTGGCGGACCCATTCTGGGTATCTTCACTCTCGGAATGTTGTGTGAGAGTGCTAACGAGATAGGAACCATCATTGGCATGATTACGGCGTTGATCGTTTGTATGTGGGCCGCTTTTGGGCATCCGAAACCACCCGTCCCGGCGTTACCGGTATCGATCGAAGGGTGCGCGAATTCTTCAGCATTGATGCTCGCTGAACAGATGAAGCTCAACAG tacTGTAGAAGCAGACGAATCGTCGTATTTCTACCTCTATCGTATCTCCTATTTATGGTATAATCCTATGGGATTGATAATTACTTTAGTGGTTGGATACACGGCGAGCTATGTAGTACGGCTTATTCAACGCGGAAGCATTATTGAACATGATCCAAGTTTGTTTATGCCATTTGTGGCCGCCAGGATCAGACGGCGACGCCAAGACGCGCAGAAAACTACAAACAGCCAGATCTTTGTTCTATCCTAG